A single region of the Leptodactylus fuscus isolate aLepFus1 chromosome 5, aLepFus1.hap2, whole genome shotgun sequence genome encodes:
- the PPCDC gene encoding phosphopantothenoylcysteine decarboxylase, producing the protein MDSSGADSPDSLTSSVHVLLGVTGSVAALKLPHLVSGLLEIPGVEVQVVTTERAKHFYNIQDIPVPIYSDDDEWKMWNRRSDHVLHIELRRWADVMILAPLDANTLGKISSGICDNLVTCIVRAWDLQKPLLFCPAMNTAMWEHPITAEQIERLRTYGYIEIACIEKTLMCGDKGLGAMAEVPTILEKVKDVLSKNQLHQ; encoded by the exons ATGGACAGTTCTGGCGCAGATTCTCCTGACTCTCTAACCTCGTCCGTTCATGTACTTCTTGGTGTTACAGGCAGTGTGGCGGCCCTGAAGCTGCCCCATCTAGTGTCTGGCCTGTTAGAGATACCTGGA GTTGAGGTGCAGGTTGTGACTACAGAGAGAGCAAAACATTTCTACAACATACAGGACATACCTGTTCCAATTTATAGTGATGACGATGAATGGAAG ATGTGGAATCGTCGCTCTGATCATGTGTTGCACATTGAGCTACGCCGCTGGGCTGATGTTATGATTCTCGCTCCCTTAGATGCTAATACTTTGGGGAAAATTTCCAGTGGGATTTGTGATAATTTGGTG acCTGTATAGTTCGTGCATGGGACTTGCAAAAACCATTGCTGTTCTGTCCAGCTATGAACACAGCCATGTGGGAACATCCAATCACAGCCGAACAGATTGAACGTCTTCGCACTTATGGCTACATAGAGATTGCATGCATTGAAAAAACACTGATGTGTGGTGACAAAG GACTTGGAGCTATGGCGGAGGTCCCCACTATCCTAGAGAAAGTGAAGGACGTTCTGTCCAAGAATCAACTACATCAGTGA